From Streptomyces yatensis, one genomic window encodes:
- a CDS encoding RrF2 family transcriptional regulator translates to MRLTKSTDLALRTIMRLAVAGAEPCTARQVAGEMRVPYSHLAKVAARLQHLGLIETRRGRGGGLALTATGRTASVGQLVREFEGVGEVVDCEGEVPCPLRQGCRLRMALRRAQEAFLASLDTLTVDDLVASPTGPVLLGLVGRAPVQSP, encoded by the coding sequence ATGCGGCTGACGAAGTCAACGGACCTGGCACTCCGCACGATCATGCGGCTGGCGGTCGCCGGAGCCGAGCCCTGCACCGCCCGGCAGGTCGCCGGGGAAATGCGGGTGCCCTACAGCCACCTGGCCAAGGTGGCGGCCCGGCTGCAGCACCTGGGCCTGATCGAGACGCGGCGCGGGCGGGGCGGTGGGCTGGCGCTCACCGCGACCGGGCGCACCGCCTCGGTCGGCCAGCTGGTCCGGGAGTTCGAAGGGGTCGGCGAGGTCGTCGACTGCGAGGGGGAGGTGCCGTGTCCACTGCGGCAGGGGTGCCGGCTGCGCATGGCGCTGCGCCGGGCGCAGGAGGCGTTCCTCGCCTCGCTCGACACTCTGACGGTGGACGATCTGGTGGCGTCCCCGACCGGCCCGGTGCTACTCGGGCTGGTCGGGCGCGCACCCGTCCAGTCCCCGTAA
- a CDS encoding LLM class flavin-dependent oxidoreductase gives MSHTPPPRFGIMTAPMQVDYHDILRVWREADAIPEIEHAWLFDHLMPIGGDPDGPAYEGWTLLSALAAHTRRLRLGLLVTSNRFRPPAMLAKIATTVDIVSDGRLDFGIGVGSRPGHPLARREYAAHGLPFHDSAHAVGSLAEACTVIRRLWTEEKPFDFHGAHHQLTGAFGNPKPVQRPHPPIVIGGRSSATLRVVAEHADVWNMPGGEIGDAVSRSALLDRYCAEIGRDPAEITRSIVLSVSYDQPGATRAAIAEAIDAGFRHIILGLAAPYPADVARWVTDELIGASA, from the coding sequence ATGTCACACACACCCCCGCCCCGTTTCGGGATCATGACCGCCCCCATGCAGGTCGACTACCACGACATCCTGCGCGTCTGGCGCGAGGCGGACGCGATCCCGGAGATCGAGCACGCATGGCTGTTCGACCACCTCATGCCGATCGGCGGCGACCCGGACGGGCCGGCCTACGAAGGCTGGACGCTGCTCTCGGCCCTCGCCGCCCACACCCGCCGACTCCGGCTCGGCCTGCTGGTGACCAGCAACCGGTTCCGGCCGCCCGCGATGCTGGCCAAGATCGCCACGACCGTCGACATCGTCTCCGACGGTCGCCTCGACTTCGGCATCGGCGTGGGCTCACGACCCGGCCACCCCCTGGCCCGGCGTGAGTACGCGGCACACGGCCTGCCCTTCCACGACTCGGCGCACGCCGTGGGCAGCCTCGCCGAAGCCTGCACGGTGATCCGACGGCTATGGACCGAGGAGAAGCCGTTCGACTTCCACGGCGCCCATCACCAGCTCACCGGTGCGTTCGGCAACCCCAAGCCCGTCCAGCGCCCCCACCCTCCGATCGTCATCGGCGGACGCTCGTCCGCGACGCTGCGCGTGGTGGCCGAGCATGCGGACGTGTGGAACATGCCCGGCGGCGAGATCGGCGACGCCGTCAGCCGCAGCGCACTGCTGGACCGCTACTGCGCCGAGATCGGCCGCGACCCCGCCGAGATCACCCGCTCGATCGTCCTGTCCGTCTCCTACGACCAGCCCGGGGCCACCCGGGCCGCGATCGCGGAGGCGATCGACGCGGGCTTCCGGCACATCATCCTCGGCCTGGCGGCGCCCTACCCCGCCGATGTCGCACGGTGGGTCACCGACGAGCTCATCGGTGCGTCGGCCTAG
- a CDS encoding class I SAM-dependent methyltransferase, translating into MDREKITLSGAQETLLATLYGRAVDSRSPDSILHDHAAREAVERVAYDFSKTGMTDTTAVGIALRAKQLDDWAMEFLAEHQKATVLHLACGLDTRVQRLDPPSSVRWLDIDYPEVIDLRRRLLPEPSGNYEMVGASVTDEAWLREVPDDRPTVVVAEGLTMYLRKEDGKRLIQRITERFPSGQLLFDVYGPLGIRLQKMVPAVRNAGATLHWGLDDPHEVETWHPGLTCLDAVRSVDMPGVEKMPTSGRMSMRVMAHLPGFRDVGRILRYRF; encoded by the coding sequence ATGGATCGCGAAAAGATCACTCTCAGCGGCGCTCAGGAGACCTTGCTCGCCACGCTGTACGGCAGGGCGGTCGACAGCCGTTCACCGGACTCCATCCTGCACGACCACGCGGCCCGCGAGGCGGTGGAGCGTGTGGCCTACGACTTCAGCAAAACGGGGATGACGGACACGACGGCGGTCGGCATCGCCCTGAGGGCGAAACAGCTCGACGACTGGGCCATGGAGTTCCTGGCCGAGCATCAGAAGGCGACCGTGCTCCATCTCGCCTGCGGTCTCGACACCCGGGTGCAGCGCCTCGACCCGCCCTCGTCGGTGCGCTGGCTCGACATCGACTACCCCGAGGTGATCGATCTGCGCCGGAGGCTGCTCCCCGAGCCGTCGGGCAACTACGAAATGGTCGGCGCCTCGGTGACCGATGAGGCGTGGCTGCGCGAAGTCCCCGACGACCGGCCCACCGTGGTCGTCGCCGAGGGGCTGACGATGTATCTGCGCAAGGAGGACGGCAAGCGGCTGATCCAGCGGATCACCGAGCGGTTCCCCAGCGGCCAGCTGCTCTTCGACGTCTACGGACCACTGGGCATCCGGCTCCAGAAGATGGTCCCCGCGGTGCGCAACGCGGGCGCCACACTCCACTGGGGTCTGGACGACCCCCATGAGGTCGAGACCTGGCACCCGGGGCTGACCTGCCTGGACGCGGTGCGCAGCGTGGACATGCCGGGGGTGGAGAAGATGCCCACCTCGGGCCGGATGAGCATGCGGGTGATGGCCCATCTGCCCGGCTTCCGGGATGTGGGCCGGATCCTGCGGTACCGCTTCTAG
- a CDS encoding aldo/keto reductase, which translates to MKTRELGRTGIQVSPYCLGTMMFGQMGNPDPDDCVRIIHRALDSGINVVDTADVYGPHGMSEEILGKALKGRRDDVVLATKVNGAMGEDPNRGGSSRRWIITEVEHSLRRLRTDHIDLYQLHHPDPRTDIEETLSALTDLVRGGKVRAIGSSNLPASEIVEAQWVAERRGLQRLRTEQPTYSLLNRGIEREILPVCQRYGMGTLVWSPLAMGLLTGRYRKGGPPVRNARMNWVPRHLTDERKLDAVERLIPLAEEAGLSLTHLAMAFAITHPAVTSAIIGPRTMEQLEDLLAGAAVTLDDDVLDRIDQIVAPGTDIGPLDVSYTPPAVERAALRRRPADERAAVTR; encoded by the coding sequence GTGAAGACGCGTGAGCTGGGGCGGACCGGTATTCAGGTCAGCCCCTACTGCCTGGGCACGATGATGTTCGGCCAGATGGGCAATCCCGATCCCGACGACTGTGTCCGGATCATCCATCGGGCGCTGGACTCGGGCATCAACGTCGTCGACACCGCCGATGTGTACGGACCCCACGGGATGTCCGAGGAGATCCTGGGCAAGGCCCTGAAGGGCCGGCGCGACGACGTCGTGCTGGCCACCAAGGTCAACGGCGCGATGGGCGAGGACCCCAACCGTGGCGGCAGCTCCCGGCGTTGGATCATCACCGAGGTCGAGCACTCGCTGCGCCGCCTGCGCACCGATCACATCGACCTCTACCAGCTGCACCATCCCGACCCGCGCACCGACATCGAGGAGACGCTCTCCGCCCTGACCGACCTGGTGCGCGGCGGCAAGGTGCGCGCGATCGGCTCCTCCAACCTCCCGGCCTCGGAGATCGTCGAGGCGCAGTGGGTCGCCGAGCGGCGCGGACTGCAGCGCTTGCGCACCGAGCAGCCCACGTACTCCCTCCTCAACCGCGGCATCGAGCGCGAGATCCTGCCCGTCTGCCAGCGGTACGGCATGGGCACCCTGGTGTGGAGCCCGCTGGCGATGGGCCTGCTCACCGGCCGCTACCGCAAGGGCGGACCCCCGGTGCGGAACGCGCGGATGAACTGGGTGCCCCGGCATCTGACCGACGAGCGCAAACTCGACGCCGTCGAACGGCTCATCCCGCTGGCCGAGGAGGCCGGCCTGTCGCTGACCCACCTGGCGATGGCCTTCGCCATCACCCACCCCGCCGTCACCTCGGCCATCATCGGGCCGCGCACCATGGAGCAACTGGAGGATCTCCTGGCCGGGGCCGCGGTCACCCTCGACGACGACGTCCTCGACCGGATCGACCAGATCGTGGCGCCCGGAACCGACATCGGCCCGCTCGATGTGTCCTACACCCCGCCGGCCGTCGAACGGGCGGCACTGCGGCGGCGACCGGCCGACGAGCGCGCCGCGGTGACACGATGA
- a CDS encoding acyltransferase family protein, whose amino-acid sequence MTGLRFLLAGVVLAGHVLTLGRFFEDQGVYEAADASSMASAAAVSSFFLLSGFVLAWNASPSDTALRFWRRRLVKIFPNHVVTWTLMLGLLMVTGTAALLPVPDPGLGQAVRNLLLVHAWVPDMADFSSVNPVTWSISCEAFFYLLFPLLIRPVHALPARLLWPVIALVAGLVVTMPLVAMAVTDEAAPGSWSPLSTERWWLIYFFPPVRLLEFILGVVLARAVQLDRWPALRPHWPLLALAGVFAARPQLPEEYVWGAATCLPVAALIPVIATRDVQGRGSWLGRRGLVVLGEASFALYMVHFPVLYAIRVQLDQRTFDTVTATALSLLVSALCVAVSLLLWRGVEMPMMRRFARPRARSAPTAHPAPGGRTAPMPQEDPTP is encoded by the coding sequence TTGACGGGTCTTCGCTTTCTGCTGGCCGGGGTGGTGCTGGCGGGCCATGTGCTGACGCTGGGCAGATTCTTCGAGGACCAGGGGGTGTATGAGGCCGCCGATGCCTCGTCCATGGCGAGCGCGGCGGCGGTCTCCTCCTTCTTCCTCCTCAGTGGTTTCGTGCTGGCGTGGAACGCGTCTCCGAGCGACACCGCTCTCCGGTTCTGGCGCCGTCGGCTGGTGAAGATCTTCCCCAACCATGTGGTGACCTGGACCTTGATGCTGGGCCTGCTCATGGTGACGGGCACCGCCGCCTTGCTTCCGGTGCCGGATCCGGGGCTGGGGCAGGCGGTCCGGAACCTGCTGCTGGTGCACGCCTGGGTTCCGGATATGGCCGATTTCAGCAGTGTCAATCCGGTCACCTGGTCCATCTCGTGCGAGGCGTTCTTCTACCTCCTCTTCCCCCTGCTGATCCGGCCGGTGCACGCGCTCCCGGCACGGCTGCTCTGGCCGGTGATCGCCCTGGTGGCGGGGCTGGTGGTGACGATGCCGCTGGTGGCGATGGCCGTCACCGACGAGGCGGCGCCGGGGAGTTGGTCGCCGCTCTCGACGGAGCGGTGGTGGCTGATCTACTTCTTCCCGCCGGTACGGCTGCTGGAGTTCATCCTCGGAGTGGTGCTCGCCCGGGCGGTCCAGCTGGACCGCTGGCCGGCGCTGCGGCCGCACTGGCCGCTGCTCGCCCTGGCGGGAGTCTTCGCGGCGCGGCCGCAGTTGCCGGAGGAGTACGTATGGGGAGCGGCCACCTGTCTGCCGGTGGCCGCCCTGATCCCGGTCATCGCCACCCGCGATGTCCAGGGACGCGGGAGCTGGCTGGGGCGCCGTGGCCTGGTGGTGCTGGGCGAGGCGTCGTTCGCGCTGTACATGGTCCACTTCCCGGTGCTGTACGCGATCCGGGTGCAGCTGGACCAGCGGACCTTTGACACGGTGACCGCCACGGCGCTGTCCCTCCTGGTGTCGGCGCTGTGTGTGGCGGTTTCGCTGCTGCTGTGGCGCGGTGTCGAGATGCCGATGATGCGCCGCTTCGCCCGCCCCCGCGCCCGTTCCGCGCCGACCGCGCACCCCGCCCCCGGCGGCCGGACCGCGCCCATGCCCCAGGAGGACCCCACTCCATGA
- a CDS encoding MerR family transcriptional regulator, which translates to MRIGEIAALVGVTSRTVRHYHHIGLLPEPQRRANGYRVYSLRDAILLARIRRLTELGLALDEVRDVLADDAGRELTEVLGELDADLARQEHEIQQRRKVLKALLEEPITPDAPLSPALMELLKVAPATTSPAAAKDREHLILMDGIVGGDAVYAALRPLAEDPAILPLYERLDELDGADEDDPRIAALADDLVAAVPDELLGAIPDGGPTATGFEQALLADYSPAQAAVVRRVMEKLTAQLRDRRAS; encoded by the coding sequence ATGCGCATCGGAGAGATCGCCGCGCTGGTCGGAGTCACCTCCCGGACCGTGCGGCATTACCACCACATCGGCCTGCTGCCCGAGCCCCAGCGGCGGGCCAATGGTTACCGTGTCTACAGCCTCAGGGACGCCATCCTGCTGGCCAGGATCCGGCGGCTGACCGAGCTCGGGCTCGCGCTGGACGAGGTGCGGGACGTCCTCGCGGACGACGCCGGGCGCGAACTCACCGAAGTGCTCGGCGAGTTGGACGCCGACCTCGCGCGCCAGGAACACGAGATCCAGCAGCGCCGCAAGGTCCTCAAGGCCCTTCTGGAGGAGCCGATCACGCCGGACGCGCCACTGTCCCCAGCGCTCATGGAGCTCCTGAAGGTCGCGCCCGCCACTACCTCGCCGGCCGCCGCCAAGGACCGCGAGCACCTGATCCTGATGGACGGGATCGTCGGCGGGGACGCGGTGTACGCGGCGCTGCGGCCGCTGGCCGAGGACCCCGCCATACTCCCCCTGTACGAGCGGCTGGACGAGCTGGACGGGGCCGACGAGGACGATCCGCGGATCGCGGCACTGGCCGACGACCTCGTCGCCGCCGTACCGGACGAGCTCCTGGGGGCCATCCCGGACGGCGGCCCCACGGCGACCGGCTTCGAGCAGGCGCTTCTCGCCGACTACTCACCCGCCCAGGCCGCGGTGGTGCGCCGGGTCATGGAGAAGCTGACCGCGCAATTGCGCGACAGGAGGGCGTCATGA
- a CDS encoding AI-2E family transporter translates to MARARHSGSAALAAAVRRAGDEGGRVHPGLRLATAYAWRLMVIGVAVYLAFSVLGQFELVAVAVFLALVATALLRPLADLLARVLPRPLAVALAVFGTLFVVLGLLALVGNAAAGEAGRLVGELRGGIGRIERWLEGPPFHVRRGVLSGAHDKVTAFVSRHRATLISRALSSAGRVVEAGTALFLALFCSVFFIHSGDRMWQWFRGQLPERARSPWDRAARAAWTTFAGYTRGIIVVAASNAALVGIALSLLRVPLALPLTLLVFFATFVPLIGSPIALAVATVVALAGRGPAIAAVVLLLIVAVGQFEGHVLHPLVMSWAVRLHPVVVAISVIAGSIVAGVIGAVVAVPMVSVAWSVTRALRRRPPDET, encoded by the coding sequence GTGGCGCGGGCCCGCCACTCCGGCTCCGCGGCCCTGGCGGCGGCGGTGCGCCGGGCGGGGGACGAGGGCGGGCGGGTCCATCCCGGGCTGCGCCTGGCCACCGCCTACGCATGGCGTCTGATGGTCATCGGGGTGGCCGTCTATCTGGCGTTCTCGGTACTGGGGCAGTTCGAGCTCGTCGCGGTCGCGGTGTTTCTCGCACTGGTGGCCACCGCCTTGCTGCGGCCGCTGGCCGATCTGCTGGCGCGGGTGCTTCCGAGGCCGCTGGCGGTGGCGCTGGCGGTGTTCGGCACGCTGTTCGTGGTGCTGGGGCTGCTGGCGCTGGTGGGAAACGCGGCGGCCGGGGAGGCGGGCCGGCTCGTGGGTGAACTGCGCGGCGGGATCGGCAGGATCGAGCGGTGGCTGGAGGGGCCGCCGTTCCATGTCCGGCGCGGTGTGCTGTCGGGGGCCCACGACAAGGTCACCGCATTTGTCTCGCGGCATCGCGCGACGCTGATCAGCAGGGCGCTCAGCAGCGCGGGGCGGGTCGTGGAGGCGGGCACGGCGCTGTTCCTGGCCCTCTTCTGCTCGGTCTTCTTCATCCATTCCGGGGACCGGATGTGGCAGTGGTTCCGGGGCCAGCTCCCCGAGCGCGCCCGGTCTCCGTGGGACCGGGCGGCACGGGCGGCGTGGACCACCTTCGCCGGATACACCCGGGGCATCATCGTCGTGGCGGCCTCCAACGCGGCCCTGGTCGGCATCGCCCTGTCCCTGCTGCGGGTGCCGCTGGCCCTGCCGCTGACACTGCTGGTCTTCTTCGCGACGTTCGTTCCGCTGATCGGCTCGCCCATCGCGCTGGCGGTGGCGACGGTGGTGGCCCTGGCCGGGCGGGGTCCGGCCATCGCGGCCGTGGTGCTGCTGCTGATCGTGGCGGTCGGTCAGTTCGAGGGCCATGTGCTGCATCCGCTGGTGATGAGCTGGGCGGTACGGCTCCATCCCGTGGTGGTGGCGATTTCGGTCATCGCCGGAAGCATCGTCGCGGGGGTGATCGGGGCGGTCGTGGCGGTGCCCATGGTGTCCGTCGCCTGGTCGGTGACGCGGGCGCTGCGCCGCCGGCCGCCCGACGAGACCTGA
- a CDS encoding cysteine desulfurase-like protein — MAYDISAIRAQFPALKAGSAHFDGPGGTQTPLPVIEAISDALANPLANRGRLTAGERNSEALVQSARQAMADLLGADPAGVVFGRSATALTYDFSRTLAKTWSPGDEVVVSRLDHDSNIRPWIQAAEAVGATVRWADFDPATGELTPDDISARLGDRTRLVAVTAASNLIGTRPAIPEISRRVHEAGALLYVDGVHYTAHALVDIQQLGADFFCCSPYKFFGPHLGVLASRPELLETLTPDKLLPSTNAVPERFEFGTLPYEFLAGTRAAVDFLATLAPGAEGGRRERLASSFTALEQYEATLRRRIDEGLAALDPITIHSRAADRTPTVLLTIDGRDTTDAYRHLASRGVDAPSGSFYAVEASRRLGLGDTGGLRIGLAPYNSAEDVDRLLEALADFLRTPAGLAQT, encoded by the coding sequence GTGGCATACGACATCAGCGCCATCCGCGCACAGTTCCCCGCACTGAAGGCCGGATCGGCCCACTTCGACGGCCCCGGGGGCACCCAGACCCCGCTCCCCGTCATCGAGGCCATCTCCGACGCGCTGGCCAACCCGCTGGCCAACCGGGGCCGGCTCACCGCGGGGGAGCGCAATTCCGAGGCCCTCGTCCAGTCGGCCCGGCAGGCCATGGCCGATCTGCTCGGCGCCGACCCGGCCGGGGTCGTGTTCGGGCGCAGCGCCACCGCCCTCACCTACGACTTCTCCCGCACCCTCGCCAAGACCTGGTCGCCGGGGGACGAGGTCGTGGTGTCACGGCTGGACCACGACTCCAACATCCGCCCCTGGATCCAGGCCGCCGAAGCCGTCGGCGCCACCGTCCGCTGGGCCGATTTCGACCCCGCGACCGGCGAACTGACCCCCGACGACATCAGCGCCCGGCTCGGCGACCGCACCCGGCTGGTCGCGGTCACCGCCGCCTCCAACCTGATCGGCACCCGCCCGGCCATCCCGGAGATCTCCCGGCGGGTGCACGAGGCAGGGGCGCTGCTCTACGTCGACGGCGTGCACTACACCGCCCACGCCCTCGTCGACATCCAGCAGCTCGGAGCGGACTTCTTCTGCTGCTCCCCCTACAAGTTCTTCGGCCCCCACCTCGGCGTCCTGGCGAGCCGGCCCGAGCTCCTGGAGACGCTGACCCCGGACAAGCTGCTCCCCTCGACGAACGCCGTCCCCGAGCGCTTCGAATTCGGCACCCTGCCCTATGAATTCCTCGCCGGCACCCGCGCCGCCGTCGACTTCCTCGCCACTTTGGCCCCCGGCGCCGAAGGCGGCCGAAGGGAGCGGCTGGCCTCGTCGTTCACGGCCCTCGAACAGTACGAGGCCACCCTGCGCCGGCGCATCGACGAGGGCCTGGCCGCCCTCGACCCGATCACCATCCACTCCCGGGCGGCTGACCGTACCCCGACCGTGCTGCTGACCATCGACGGCCGTGACACCACCGACGCCTACCGCCACCTCGCGAGCCGCGGCGTCGACGCCCCCTCCGGCTCCTTCTACGCGGTGGAGGCATCCCGCAGGCTGGGGCTGGGCGACACCGGCGGCCTGCGCATCGGGCTGGCCCCCTACAACAGCGCCGAGGACGTGGACCGCTTGCTGGAGGCGCTCGCGGACTTCCTGCGCACGCCGGCCGGCCTCGCGCAGACGTGA
- a CDS encoding DinB family protein — MTATTTPPTTLDGERADLLAELAAARSALITTVRGLGDEQADERPTASALCLGGLIKHVAAIEEGWLRFVLEGPSALRYDLPDGVTWADLAAGTAHEIPQWAIDNQNNFRMLPGETLAGTLQRYEQVAARSAEIITAVPDLSATHPLPEAPWNEPGAAHSVRRVLMHVIAETAQHAGHADIIRESLDGQKSS; from the coding sequence GTGACCGCCACCACCACGCCCCCCACCACGCTCGACGGCGAGCGGGCCGATCTGCTCGCCGAGCTCGCCGCCGCACGATCCGCCCTGATCACCACGGTGCGCGGGCTCGGCGACGAGCAGGCCGACGAGCGCCCGACGGCCAGCGCACTGTGCCTGGGCGGGCTGATCAAGCACGTCGCGGCCATCGAGGAAGGATGGCTGCGCTTCGTCCTCGAAGGCCCCTCGGCGCTGCGCTACGACCTGCCCGACGGCGTCACCTGGGCCGACCTCGCGGCCGGTACGGCACATGAGATCCCGCAGTGGGCGATCGACAACCAGAACAACTTCCGGATGCTGCCCGGTGAGACGCTGGCCGGAACCCTCCAGCGCTATGAGCAGGTCGCCGCCCGGAGCGCGGAGATCATCACCGCCGTCCCCGACCTGTCGGCGACCCACCCGCTGCCCGAGGCGCCCTGGAACGAGCCGGGAGCGGCGCACAGCGTGCGCCGGGTGCTGATGCACGTCATCGCCGAGACCGCCCAGCACGCCGGGCACGCGGACATCATCCGCGAGTCGCTCGACGGGCAGAAGTCCAGCTGA
- a CDS encoding YiaA/YiaB family inner membrane protein, with protein sequence MSETPVKQQSTAAFYGQAIASFAVAMAATAIGIFQLSADAWVRGFLAISVLYLVTSAFTLAKVIRDRQEAGQIVSRVDQARVDKLLAAHDPFEKL encoded by the coding sequence ATGAGTGAGACACCGGTCAAGCAGCAGAGCACGGCCGCGTTCTACGGTCAGGCGATCGCCTCCTTCGCCGTCGCCATGGCCGCCACCGCCATCGGCATCTTCCAGTTGAGCGCCGACGCCTGGGTGCGCGGTTTCCTGGCCATCTCCGTGCTCTACCTGGTGACGTCCGCCTTCACCCTGGCCAAGGTGATCCGGGACCGACAGGAGGCGGGGCAGATCGTCAGCCGGGTCGACCAGGCGCGGGTGGACAAGCTGCTCGCCGCACACGACCCCTTCGAAAAGCTCTGA
- a CDS encoding methyltransferase: MRDEICPESILQVGLGFMASKALLTAVELDLFSRLAEGPRTGGDLAEALGLHPRGAADFLDALVALGFLERSGGVYRNSPSADAFLDRKKATYIGGLLEMANSRLYPFWGSLTEALRTGEPQNEHKHGGDVFDAIYRDQEGLEGFLHGMTGLSMGKALVIAERFPWADYRTVLDVGGAVGCLPVAVAQRHPHMSGGVFELPRVRPVFERYVASFGLENRLAFHAGDFFTDDLPGADVIVLGQILHGWGLEEKRLLLKKAYDALPDGGAVLVYDAIIDDDRKENAFGLLASLNMLIETRSGFEYTAADGRAWMTEAGFRGSRIEPLTDGYSMLVGIK; the protein is encoded by the coding sequence ATGCGGGACGAAATCTGCCCCGAGTCCATACTTCAGGTCGGGCTCGGCTTCATGGCGTCGAAGGCACTGCTCACCGCGGTGGAACTGGATCTGTTCTCCCGGCTCGCGGAGGGCCCCCGCACGGGCGGTGACCTGGCCGAGGCGCTCGGGCTGCATCCGCGCGGCGCCGCCGACTTCCTCGACGCGCTGGTCGCCCTCGGATTCCTGGAGAGATCCGGCGGCGTGTACCGCAACAGCCCGTCCGCCGACGCCTTTCTCGACCGAAAGAAGGCCACCTACATCGGCGGCCTCCTGGAGATGGCCAACAGCCGGCTGTATCCCTTCTGGGGGTCGCTCACCGAGGCGCTGAGAACCGGCGAACCGCAGAACGAGCACAAGCACGGCGGCGATGTATTCGACGCCATCTACCGTGACCAGGAGGGCCTCGAGGGATTCCTGCACGGAATGACCGGGCTCAGCATGGGCAAGGCGCTGGTGATAGCCGAGCGGTTCCCCTGGGCCGACTACCGCACGGTGCTGGACGTCGGGGGAGCGGTGGGCTGCCTTCCGGTGGCGGTGGCCCAGCGTCACCCGCATATGAGCGGCGGTGTTTTCGAGCTGCCCCGGGTGCGGCCCGTCTTCGAGCGGTACGTGGCGTCCTTCGGGCTGGAGAACCGGCTCGCCTTCCACGCGGGCGACTTCTTCACCGACGACCTGCCCGGCGCCGATGTCATCGTGCTGGGCCAGATCCTGCACGGGTGGGGGCTGGAGGAGAAGCGGCTGCTGCTGAAGAAGGCGTACGACGCGCTGCCCGACGGGGGAGCGGTCCTCGTCTACGACGCCATCATCGACGACGACCGCAAGGAGAACGCCTTCGGCCTGCTGGCCAGCCTGAATATGCTCATCGAGACTCGGTCCGGCTTCGAGTACACGGCCGCCGACGGCCGCGCCTGGATGACGGAGGCGGGATTCCGCGGCAGCCGGATCGAACCGCTGACGGACGGCTACTCCATGCTGGTGGGCATCAAATAA
- a CDS encoding globin domain-containing protein, with protein MLSQKSAETVRATLPAVGEAIGTIADLFYRKLFAAHPELLRNLFNRAHQAAGTQRQALAGAIAAFATALVERPDARPDALLSRIAHKHASLGVSAAQYPVVHRHLSAAIAEVLGDAATEEVIAAWDEVYWLMANSLIETERRLYAEQGVLAGGTWRQWEVIERTRETADVATFRIRPADGRPAPAFRAGQYVSVQVELADGARQIRQYSLTNAPDATVRTFSVKRVDAGEDPAGEVSGHLHDHVHEGDALTVSAPYGDIVLDATDAPLLLASAGIGCTPIVAMLEELAARGHQAPVVAVHADRSPADHALRVDQERLVSKLAQGTAHVWYERPEGDWPAERTGHVDLSGIGIPDGLQAYLCGPLPFMRSVRTQLLERGVRPSAIHYEVFGPDLWLPRGDGEGR; from the coding sequence ATGCTCTCCCAGAAGTCCGCCGAGACCGTCCGCGCCACGCTTCCCGCCGTCGGTGAGGCCATCGGCACCATCGCCGATCTGTTCTACCGGAAGCTCTTCGCGGCCCACCCCGAACTGCTGCGGAATCTGTTCAACCGGGCCCACCAGGCCGCGGGCACGCAACGGCAGGCTCTCGCGGGCGCCATCGCCGCGTTCGCCACCGCCCTGGTGGAGCGGCCTGATGCCCGCCCCGACGCCCTGCTGAGCCGGATCGCCCATAAGCACGCCTCACTCGGGGTGAGCGCCGCGCAGTATCCGGTGGTGCACCGCCATCTGTCCGCCGCCATCGCGGAGGTGCTCGGTGACGCGGCCACCGAGGAGGTGATCGCCGCCTGGGACGAGGTCTACTGGCTGATGGCCAACTCCCTCATCGAGACCGAGCGGCGGCTCTACGCGGAGCAGGGGGTGCTGGCCGGCGGGACCTGGCGGCAGTGGGAGGTGATCGAGCGGACCCGGGAGACGGCGGATGTGGCCACCTTCCGGATACGGCCGGCGGACGGCCGCCCCGCCCCGGCGTTCCGAGCGGGCCAGTACGTCTCGGTGCAGGTGGAACTGGCCGACGGGGCGCGGCAGATCCGCCAGTACAGCCTGACCAACGCCCCCGACGCCACGGTGCGCACCTTCTCCGTCAAGCGCGTGGACGCCGGCGAGGACCCGGCCGGTGAGGTCTCCGGCCATCTGCACGACCATGTGCACGAGGGCGACGCGCTCACCGTCTCCGCGCCCTACGGCGACATCGTGCTCGACGCCACGGACGCGCCACTGCTGCTCGCCTCCGCGGGAATCGGCTGCACCCCGATCGTGGCCATGCTGGAGGAGCTGGCGGCCAGAGGCCACCAGGCCCCGGTCGTCGCCGTCCACGCCGACCGCTCCCCCGCCGACCACGCCCTGCGCGTCGACCAGGAGCGGCTGGTCAGCAAGCTGGCACAGGGCACCGCCCACGTCTGGTACGAGCGGCCCGAGGGCGACTGGCCGGCCGAGCGCACCGGCCATGTCGACCTGTCCGGGATCGGGATCCCGGACGGCCTCCAGGCCTATCTGTGCGGGCCGCTGCCCTTCATGCGGTCGGTGCGGACCCAGTTGCTGGAGCGCGGTGTGCGCCCCTCCGCGATCCACTACGAGGTCTTCGGGCCCGATCTGTGGCTGCCGCGGGGCGACGGCGAGGGTCGCTGA